The following coding sequences lie in one Treponema socranskii subsp. buccale genomic window:
- a CDS encoding glutathione peroxidase, producing MTIYDYSVQDAQGGNVPLKDYKGKVLLIVNTATKCGFTPHYKELEQMYEKYHEQGLEIIDVPCNQFGGQAPGTNEQISEFCSLNYNTKFPQMKKSDVNGKNELPLYTYLKAQKGFEGFGEGKTAQTLHDYITKSNPDYQNNSDIKWNFTKFVVARDGTVVARFEPPAPMADVEACVAKLM from the coding sequence ATGACAATTTACGATTATTCGGTACAGGATGCACAAGGAGGCAATGTACCTCTGAAAGATTATAAAGGGAAGGTTTTGCTGATTGTAAATACGGCAACAAAATGCGGGTTTACGCCGCACTACAAAGAACTTGAACAAATGTACGAAAAATATCATGAGCAGGGCTTGGAAATAATCGATGTACCGTGCAATCAATTCGGGGGGCAGGCACCGGGTACGAACGAACAAATCAGCGAGTTCTGCTCGCTCAATTACAACACGAAATTTCCGCAAATGAAAAAGTCGGACGTAAACGGTAAAAACGAATTGCCGCTGTATACATATTTGAAAGCGCAAAAGGGATTTGAAGGTTTCGGCGAAGGCAAAACGGCGCAGACGCTGCATGATTATATTACCAAAAGCAATCCCGATTATCAAAACAATTCCGACATCAAATGGAACTTTACCAAATTCGTTGTCGCGCGTGACGGGACTGTCGTCGCACGTTTTGAACCGCCTGCTCCTATGGCCGATGTTGAAGCGTGCGTTGCAAAGCTGATGTAA
- a CDS encoding TOTE conflict system archaeo-eukaryotic primase domain-containing protein: protein MSDISSAVLSYLETLSREKLIELINYFAATHEDIRCTLEKKAGAVSTKAEPADIFAQSPPELPEADISTTSSQVLVTRNSTPQEKIDLYTSLFVGRQDVFALRWYNAKSEKSGYSPVCENKWQSGKCDMKKYSCASCPFKLPVPLSDGYIFNHLAGKDSACRDVVGLYPLMEGDVCRFLAFDFDSHTGSSDAWKKDAAAVRKTCTAFSVPVSVEISRSGKGAHLWIFFSENIAAKRARNFGTLILQAAMNERHSLPFESFDRMFPNQDTIPKGGYGNLIALPLQGQAVKNKCSVFVDEDFIPFDDQWAYLSSVKKLSEKAVQARCTEIAKTVSGFLPNDFDIGGINKPDDFNTDEINKTDNIIKFGRTYKIIKNPPSDNSARNKLLNVYSSDPNAQSNNQPAQNARLTQKDFSSIVHITFSNQIEIAKAGISERALGIFRRTAVFLNPEYFKKLQMRLPLYNIPRYIDCSGKTENALRLPRGNLAQIEKLLNDCNTHYEITDKREQGIRIEINFTGKLYDEQKAALQAMLKSDIGILSAGTGFGKTVTAASLIAERKTNTMILVQTHTLLEQWKKAVKRFLNYEAGTIAAGKDTLTGIIDIAIIKSLTEKNSDAVKPRRHTYGMLIVDECHHVSAFGTENLVKSFRAKYVYGLTATPIRRDGRQKIIFMQCGRILYATTAKQMNSVQNFEHYFIPRFTNFHIAAENAELSKSSIQNYYSEMVQAEARNMLIVSDVRDAVKEGRTPLILSDRIEHLKLLKNYLKDAALHVIVITGKGTQKQKKEQLEALNKVPASESLVVLATGKYAGEGFDDPRLDTLMLAMPFSWKGTLAQYCGRLHRNFAGKEEVLIYDYVDFRIQVFDHMYRNRLKGYKQLGYTIKPDSDSAQNGAAPSKLYSVDNCKTDFIKDCISAKKSAVICSPYLSKTEVQKFLPLVPKILSNGCKIFITTRLHEDKDRRKKQQPYIDMLEAAGAVVFAKENVSQRLAVFDEKILWYGSIDFLGYSEAEDCSIRICNAEVASAVEAEIIK, encoded by the coding sequence ATGTCCGATATATCGTCTGCCGTTTTATCATATTTGGAAACGCTTTCTCGTGAAAAACTTATCGAATTAATAAATTATTTCGCCGCGACACATGAAGATATTCGATGCACACTTGAAAAAAAAGCCGGCGCCGTAAGCACAAAAGCGGAACCGGCCGATATATTCGCACAATCACCACCGGAACTGCCGGAAGCGGACATATCCACAACGTCATCACAAGTCCTTGTTACTCGAAACAGTACGCCGCAGGAAAAAATCGATTTATATACATCGCTCTTTGTCGGCCGACAGGATGTCTTTGCGCTGCGCTGGTACAACGCAAAATCCGAGAAAAGCGGCTATTCGCCGGTATGCGAAAACAAGTGGCAGAGCGGGAAATGCGATATGAAAAAATATTCATGCGCCTCCTGTCCGTTTAAACTTCCTGTTCCGCTTTCCGACGGCTATATTTTTAATCACTTGGCGGGAAAAGATTCCGCCTGCCGTGATGTCGTCGGTTTATATCCGCTTATGGAAGGAGACGTATGCCGCTTTCTCGCATTTGACTTCGACTCGCATACGGGAAGTTCCGATGCGTGGAAAAAAGATGCGGCGGCCGTACGTAAAACCTGTACTGCGTTTTCGGTTCCCGTTTCAGTTGAAATATCGCGGTCGGGAAAAGGCGCTCACCTTTGGATTTTTTTCAGCGAAAACATTGCCGCAAAACGTGCGCGCAATTTCGGGACATTGATTTTACAGGCTGCGATGAACGAACGGCATTCACTTCCGTTTGAATCATTCGACCGTATGTTTCCCAATCAGGATACGATACCGAAAGGCGGCTACGGTAATTTAATCGCTCTGCCGCTGCAGGGACAGGCGGTAAAAAATAAGTGTTCCGTTTTTGTGGACGAAGATTTTATTCCGTTTGACGACCAGTGGGCATATTTAAGTTCCGTCAAAAAATTGTCCGAAAAAGCCGTGCAGGCGCGCTGTACCGAAATTGCAAAGACCGTGTCCGGTTTTTTACCGAACGATTTCGATATCGGCGGGATCAATAAACCGGACGATTTCAATACCGACGAAATTAATAAAACAGACAATATTATTAAATTCGGAAGAACGTATAAGATTATTAAAAATCCGCCGAGCGATAATTCAGCGCGGAATAAATTATTGAACGTTTATTCAAGCGATCCGAACGCGCAATCAAACAATCAACCGGCACAAAATGCTCGACTGACGCAAAAAGATTTTTCTTCGATCGTGCACATTACATTTTCCAATCAAATCGAAATTGCAAAAGCCGGAATATCGGAGCGGGCTCTGGGGATTTTCAGACGGACGGCGGTTTTCTTAAATCCCGAATATTTTAAAAAACTTCAAATGCGGCTTCCGTTATATAATATTCCTCGTTATATCGATTGCTCCGGTAAAACGGAAAACGCTTTGCGTTTGCCCCGCGGCAACCTCGCTCAAATCGAAAAATTATTAAATGATTGCAATACGCATTACGAAATTACGGATAAACGCGAACAGGGAATACGCATTGAAATCAATTTTACCGGAAAACTGTACGATGAACAAAAAGCGGCTTTACAGGCGATGCTTAAATCGGATATCGGTATTTTATCCGCCGGAACGGGTTTCGGAAAAACGGTAACCGCCGCATCTCTCATTGCGGAACGAAAAACGAATACGATGATCCTCGTGCAGACACATACGCTTTTGGAACAGTGGAAAAAGGCCGTCAAGCGGTTTTTGAATTACGAAGCGGGAACTATCGCCGCAGGAAAAGATACGTTGACGGGGATTATCGATATCGCAATTATTAAGTCGCTTACGGAAAAGAATTCCGATGCGGTAAAACCGCGGCGGCATACATACGGCATGCTTATCGTCGACGAGTGTCATCACGTATCGGCATTCGGGACGGAAAACCTCGTAAAGAGCTTTCGTGCAAAATACGTGTACGGATTGACCGCAACGCCGATACGACGCGACGGCAGGCAAAAGATTATCTTTATGCAGTGCGGGCGGATCCTCTATGCGACGACTGCGAAACAGATGAACAGCGTACAAAACTTTGAACACTATTTTATTCCGCGTTTTACGAACTTTCATATCGCTGCAGAAAATGCGGAGCTTTCGAAGTCCTCAATTCAAAATTATTATTCCGAAATGGTACAAGCGGAAGCGCGGAATATGTTAATCGTTTCCGATGTACGAGACGCCGTTAAAGAAGGACGGACACCGCTTATCCTTTCCGACAGGATCGAACATTTAAAATTATTAAAAAATTACCTCAAAGACGCTGCCCTCCATGTCATCGTGATTACCGGCAAAGGAACACAAAAGCAAAAGAAAGAACAGTTGGAAGCGCTCAACAAAGTTCCCGCATCCGAATCGCTTGTCGTGCTTGCGACGGGAAAGTATGCCGGAGAAGGCTTTGACGATCCGCGGCTCGACACGCTTATGCTTGCAATGCCGTTCAGCTGGAAGGGCACGCTTGCACAATACTGCGGACGCCTGCACAGAAATTTTGCGGGGAAAGAAGAAGTATTGATTTATGACTACGTCGACTTCCGTATTCAAGTTTTCGATCACATGTACCGGAATCGCCTCAAAGGCTACAAGCAGCTCGGTTATACGATAAAGCCTGATTCCGATTCGGCTCAAAACGGAGCGGCACCGTCAAAGCTGTATTCCGTCGACAACTGTAAAACCGATTTTATTAAAGACTGCATAAGCGCAAAAAAATCGGCCGTCATTTGCTCGCCGTATCTTTCCAAAACCGAAGTACAAAAATTTTTACCGCTTGTACCGAAAATACTTTCAAACGGGTGCAAAATCTTTATCACGACAAGGTTGCATGAAGATAAAGATCGACGCAAAAAGCAACAGCCGTATATCGATATGCTCGAAGCTGCGGGTGCTGTCGTTTTTGCGAAAGAAAATGTTTCGCAGCGGCTTGCCGTTTTCGATGAAAAAATTTTGTGGTACGGCAGCATCGACTTTCTCGGATATTCGGAAGCGGAAGACTGCAGCATCCGTATCTGCAATGCGGAGGTTGCGTCGGCTGTAGAAGCGGAAATTATTAAATGA
- a CDS encoding FAD-dependent oxidoreductase: MKKYFYVFGSLLLAAFTAVGCAGKNAVKDGDYAVSVTGHNGPIELTVNFSAKKISGITITKESETDVLSDPALIDLPKKIIETNSLAVDSVSGATVTSSAVKYAVRQAIAQAGGNPADFEKPIEKAPVKTENLSADVVVIGAGGAGVSAALRADQLGAKTVLLEKTGMIGGALVVSGGNQVVMGSKLQKEAGVTNDSVQSMVADFMKNGARKNNEASLTLFARNVGAASDWLNEYAGVQFDMKGGLHKLAEYSNDRELAYLGGGSGFMKSILQKLSSTNIDLHLNTKATELKRDGGTVVGVIAEDSGGNTYDITAKSVVIATGGYGANKSLLSEDLQKSLYYGRSNATGDGLILTDAVNAQRQLMQYGKRYPNGIEVASGMAKSTIAGNIVAFNSGSAILINKEGKRVVSEKASNRTILETEVKQTDGMLFLFMDQKTFDMWKERLANAGISEENIDSWLKNNGSHEPIFIRGTTVEEAAGALNMDAAALKATIDTYNSSVASGTDSAFGRPANFMKAKIEDGPYYLVEQKPRFATTMGGLVLNDSVQVIDTDGKIIPGLYAAGEVGGGVMGDDSPSGANNAWAITSGKLAGESAAKNASEK, from the coding sequence ATGAAAAAATATTTTTATGTATTCGGTTCGCTGTTGCTCGCTGCTTTTACGGCGGTCGGCTGCGCAGGGAAAAATGCCGTAAAAGACGGCGATTACGCGGTGAGCGTTACGGGACATAACGGTCCGATCGAACTTACGGTAAACTTTTCGGCTAAAAAAATTTCCGGCATTACGATAACGAAGGAAAGCGAAACTGACGTGCTGTCGGATCCGGCGCTTATCGATTTGCCGAAAAAGATAATCGAAACAAACAGCCTCGCCGTTGATTCGGTATCCGGCGCAACGGTTACATCAAGTGCCGTTAAATACGCGGTCAGACAGGCGATTGCACAAGCGGGCGGCAATCCCGCAGACTTTGAAAAACCGATAGAAAAAGCGCCTGTAAAAACCGAAAATCTCAGCGCCGACGTCGTCGTTATCGGTGCGGGCGGCGCGGGCGTAAGCGCTGCTTTGCGTGCCGATCAACTCGGTGCGAAGACAGTGCTTTTGGAAAAAACCGGCATGATCGGAGGGGCTCTCGTCGTCAGCGGCGGCAATCAGGTTGTCATGGGTTCAAAACTGCAAAAAGAAGCCGGTGTCACAAATGATTCGGTGCAGAGCATGGTTGCCGACTTTATGAAAAACGGCGCTCGCAAAAACAACGAAGCCTCCCTTACGCTTTTTGCGCGGAATGTCGGAGCCGCGAGCGATTGGCTCAACGAATACGCCGGCGTTCAATTCGACATGAAAGGCGGTCTGCACAAACTTGCCGAATATTCGAACGACAGGGAATTGGCCTACCTCGGCGGCGGAAGCGGTTTTATGAAAAGTATTTTGCAAAAGCTTTCGTCAACGAATATCGATCTGCATTTGAATACGAAGGCGACCGAATTAAAACGCGACGGCGGTACGGTTGTCGGAGTAATAGCCGAAGATTCCGGCGGCAACACTTACGACATAACGGCAAAGTCGGTCGTAATCGCAACCGGCGGATACGGCGCGAACAAATCGCTTTTGTCGGAAGATCTGCAAAAATCGCTGTACTACGGCAGATCGAACGCGACCGGCGACGGTTTGATATTGACCGATGCGGTCAATGCACAGCGGCAGCTCATGCAGTACGGAAAACGCTATCCGAACGGTATCGAAGTTGCTTCTGGCATGGCGAAGTCAACGATCGCCGGAAATATCGTTGCGTTTAATTCGGGCAGTGCGATTCTTATCAATAAAGAAGGAAAGCGCGTCGTAAGCGAAAAAGCGTCGAATCGCACGATTCTCGAAACCGAAGTCAAACAAACCGACGGAATGCTCTTTTTATTCATGGATCAAAAAACTTTCGACATGTGGAAGGAAAGGCTTGCAAACGCGGGCATTTCGGAAGAAAATATCGACTCGTGGCTTAAAAACAACGGTTCGCACGAGCCGATTTTCATACGCGGAACGACGGTCGAAGAAGCTGCCGGCGCTTTGAATATGGATGCGGCGGCTCTTAAAGCTACGATCGATACGTACAATTCTTCTGTCGCATCGGGAACCGATTCGGCTTTCGGACGTCCGGCAAACTTTATGAAAGCGAAAATCGAAGACGGTCCTTATTACCTTGTCGAACAAAAGCCGCGCTTTGCAACGACGATGGGCGGCTTGGTTTTGAATGACAGTGTGCAGGTTATCGACACGGACGGAAAAATCATTCCCGGACTTTATGCCGCAGGCGAAGTCGGCGGCGGTGTTATGGGTGACGATTCTCCTTCCGGTGCAAACAATGCATGGGCAATTACGTCGGGAAAACTTGCCGGCGAAAGCGCTGCAAAAAACGCATCGGAAAAATAG
- a CDS encoding flavocytochrome c: MENAMKKMLLTGCAVLALCLAGCAKSATYTAGTYTASAKGMGGDVNVSVTFSKSAITKIEIGEHNETPGISDTPIKEIPAQIIKTQSLAVDTVSGATFTSKAILEAVANTVEQAGGDVAALQSKKAKVKAGKAVKKTTDVVVIGGGGAGLTAAVEAATNGAKVILIEKMPILGGNTLLSYAELACPNNWLQQEKGIKDSPEQFAKEMYEGGGKLAKKELVDIVANNATAGALWLRDVIGVKYQDYLVHEGGHSVPRAVEPIELGAGMITPLKEYAEKIGVEILLNTKGEELIKDKSGKIVGVQAVQKDNTPIVLTAKRAVVLATGGFGANVEMRQKYNKRWETLDASVKTTNSPAIVGDGIVMAEKVNANLIGMEYIQLYPFNNPVTGVFYGIEAPSWSGEGLIYVNKDGKRFVNEVGMRDVRAEGILAQGGVAYAIYNQEVADRLHLEEKFKDEYAKTLADGVFFKADTLEEIANHFGINAANLVKTMDAYNKGIENNNDEFGRKTSMVTMKSGPWFILKGVVSVHHTMGGVEINEKAQVLDVNGKPIPGLYAAGEVTGGIHGNNRVGTCAISDIVVFGRIAGTNAANTAQQ, translated from the coding sequence ATGGAGAACGCGATGAAAAAAATGCTTTTAACCGGATGTGCGGTTTTAGCGTTGTGTCTGGCCGGATGTGCGAAGAGCGCAACGTATACGGCAGGTACGTACACCGCAAGCGCAAAGGGAATGGGCGGAGATGTCAACGTTTCCGTGACGTTCAGCAAATCGGCAATCACTAAAATCGAAATCGGCGAGCACAATGAAACGCCCGGTATTTCCGATACGCCGATAAAGGAAATTCCCGCACAAATTATTAAAACGCAAAGTTTGGCCGTCGATACGGTGAGCGGCGCGACTTTTACGTCCAAAGCGATTTTGGAGGCCGTTGCAAATACTGTTGAACAGGCGGGCGGAGATGTCGCCGCGCTTCAATCGAAAAAAGCAAAAGTTAAAGCGGGAAAAGCCGTAAAAAAGACGACCGATGTTGTCGTTATCGGGGGAGGCGGCGCGGGTTTGACGGCCGCGGTCGAAGCGGCAACGAACGGCGCGAAAGTTATCCTTATCGAAAAAATGCCCATACTCGGCGGTAATACGCTTTTGTCCTATGCCGAACTTGCCTGCCCGAACAATTGGCTGCAGCAGGAAAAAGGGATTAAAGACAGCCCCGAACAATTTGCAAAAGAGATGTATGAGGGCGGCGGTAAATTAGCAAAAAAAGAATTGGTCGATATCGTTGCAAACAACGCGACGGCGGGAGCGCTGTGGCTTCGCGATGTTATCGGCGTAAAATATCAGGATTATCTGGTACACGAAGGCGGACACAGCGTTCCGCGTGCGGTCGAACCGATCGAACTCGGTGCGGGCATGATTACGCCTTTAAAAGAATACGCTGAAAAAATCGGAGTGGAAATTCTTTTGAATACGAAGGGCGAAGAGCTGATAAAAGACAAGTCGGGGAAGATCGTCGGTGTACAGGCGGTGCAAAAAGACAATACCCCGATCGTGCTGACTGCAAAGAGAGCCGTTGTGCTTGCGACCGGCGGTTTCGGAGCGAATGTTGAAATGCGTCAAAAATACAACAAGCGCTGGGAAACGCTCGACGCATCGGTTAAAACAACCAACTCCCCCGCCATCGTCGGCGACGGAATTGTCATGGCCGAAAAAGTCAACGCGAATTTAATCGGCATGGAATACATTCAGCTCTATCCGTTTAACAATCCCGTTACCGGCGTGTTCTACGGCATTGAAGCGCCGAGCTGGTCGGGAGAAGGTTTGATTTACGTCAACAAAGACGGCAAGCGTTTTGTCAACGAAGTCGGCATGCGTGATGTGCGCGCGGAAGGCATTCTCGCACAGGGCGGCGTTGCATACGCGATCTACAATCAGGAAGTCGCCGATCGTCTGCACCTTGAAGAAAAATTTAAAGACGAATACGCAAAGACTTTGGCGGACGGCGTCTTTTTCAAAGCCGACACGCTCGAAGAAATCGCAAATCATTTCGGCATCAACGCCGCAAACCTCGTCAAAACTATGGACGCGTACAACAAAGGCATCGAAAATAACAACGACGAATTCGGCAGAAAGACGAGTATGGTTACGATGAAGAGCGGCCCGTGGTTTATTTTGAAAGGCGTCGTTTCCGTGCATCATACGATGGGCGGTGTTGAAATCAACGAAAAAGCGCAAGTGCTCGACGTCAACGGAAAACCGATTCCCGGTTTATATGCGGCGGGCGAAGTAACCGGCGGCATTCACGGCAATAACCGCGTCGGAACCTGCGCGATTTCCGACATCGTCGTATTCGGCAGAATCGCCGGTACGAACGCTGCAAACACGGCGCAGCAATAG
- a CDS encoding DNA adenine methylase has translation MKDANYKENNDFLTTQIITYLGNKRLLIGNIENEVNTISKKLQKEKMMCADIFSGSGIVARMLKKHSDTLIVNDLENYSAVINSCYLINKKDYPEKKCSALRSEIENQSIHKKYRGIISQNYAPKNDNDILPGERVFYTHENAVLIDTYRKLIDEVVEEDTLKKFFLAPLITEASVHVNTSGVFKGFYKDKHTGIGCFGAAGKNALSRIFGKIELKEPVFSNYESKLHVYQKDAVQLSKELKDLDIAYLDPPYNQHPYGSNYFMLNLILINKLDVEISKVSGITQDWNRSVFNKPYSALHAMEKIIANLDSKFVIISYNSEGFISFDEMRAMLHKYGKCKTREIRYNAFRGSRNLKNRDIHVCEYLFILQK, from the coding sequence ATGAAAGATGCAAATTACAAAGAAAACAACGATTTTCTCACCACGCAAATAATTACCTATCTCGGAAACAAGCGCTTATTAATAGGCAATATTGAAAACGAAGTAAATACGATATCGAAAAAACTGCAAAAAGAAAAAATGATGTGCGCGGATATTTTTTCCGGATCGGGCATCGTTGCGCGCATGCTGAAAAAACATTCCGATACACTGATCGTAAACGATTTGGAAAATTATTCCGCCGTAATAAACAGCTGCTATTTAATAAATAAAAAAGACTATCCCGAAAAAAAATGTTCCGCACTCAGAAGCGAAATTGAAAATCAAAGCATACACAAAAAATACCGCGGAATAATTTCACAAAATTATGCGCCGAAAAACGATAATGATATTTTACCGGGTGAAAGAGTTTTTTACACACATGAAAATGCCGTGTTGATCGATACGTACAGAAAACTGATCGATGAAGTCGTCGAAGAAGATACATTAAAAAAATTTTTTTTAGCACCTTTAATTACCGAAGCATCCGTTCATGTCAATACGAGCGGTGTTTTCAAAGGCTTTTACAAAGACAAACATACGGGGATCGGCTGCTTCGGGGCTGCCGGTAAAAATGCCCTCTCCAGAATTTTCGGTAAGATAGAATTGAAAGAACCCGTTTTCAGTAATTATGAATCGAAGCTGCATGTATATCAAAAAGATGCGGTACAGCTTTCCAAAGAGTTAAAAGATTTGGATATAGCATATCTCGACCCTCCGTACAATCAACATCCGTACGGATCGAATTATTTTATGTTGAACCTTATTTTAATAAACAAACTCGACGTGGAAATAAGCAAAGTCAGCGGAATAACGCAAGACTGGAATCGCTCCGTATTTAATAAACCGTATTCCGCATTACACGCGATGGAAAAAATAATCGCCAACTTGGACAGCAAATTCGTGATCATCTCTTACAATTCGGAAGGTTTTATATCCTTTGATGAAATGCGAGCCATGCTGCATAAATACGGAAAATGTAAAACACGGGAAATCCGATACAACGCTTTTCGCGGAAGCAGAAATTTAAAAAACAGAGACATACACGTTTGTGAATATTTATTTATTTTACAAAAATAA
- a CDS encoding C39 family peptidase, whose amino-acid sequence MKKVIVLLCAASLVFAAVTGCSSPMSDNNDDRFLPAEDIDPNGGADIHGANNHKKSKYWLHPDFYNMESDDQVTIISHFKTMQQTTEYSCGPSCVTMALMHLGIPMTEWEAAVGMHCNMDEDDPDAKPGSANNWYEPGANVGKIVKFLKTLSDVKIVEANYKEHPQPDDFVTEEDTKNLKYSPAMVGNYKRYFEAVSLYSSENKADTDKWVTDAKDSFFVKWLTGHLKDGHPIIAHTNLWNGHYVVIVGYDNGGTPQLGDDVLIIADPYDTWDHWQDGFIVLPLEKFFYEWNDFNIAAKPYQLQPFVVVGKK is encoded by the coding sequence ATGAAAAAGGTAATCGTATTGTTATGTGCCGCATCCCTTGTGTTTGCGGCGGTAACAGGGTGCTCTTCGCCGATGTCTGATAACAACGACGATCGATTTCTTCCTGCGGAAGACATCGACCCGAACGGTGGTGCGGATATTCACGGCGCGAATAATCACAAAAAATCGAAATATTGGCTGCATCCGGATTTTTATAATATGGAAAGCGATGACCAGGTAACGATTATATCGCATTTTAAAACCATGCAGCAAACGACCGAATACAGCTGCGGTCCTTCATGCGTTACGATGGCCCTCATGCATTTGGGCATACCGATGACCGAATGGGAAGCTGCAGTCGGTATGCACTGCAATATGGATGAAGACGATCCGGACGCAAAACCGGGCAGTGCAAACAACTGGTACGAACCCGGTGCAAATGTCGGAAAAATCGTCAAGTTTTTAAAAACGCTTTCCGATGTGAAGATTGTCGAAGCGAATTACAAAGAGCATCCGCAGCCGGACGATTTCGTGACGGAAGAAGATACTAAAAACTTGAAGTATTCTCCGGCTATGGTTGGTAATTATAAAAGATATTTTGAAGCCGTATCCCTTTACTCGAGCGAAAATAAAGCGGATACCGATAAATGGGTTACGGATGCAAAAGATTCGTTTTTTGTAAAATGGCTGACCGGTCATTTGAAAGACGGGCATCCGATTATCGCTCATACCAATCTGTGGAACGGGCATTATGTCGTAATTGTCGGCTATGATAACGGCGGAACACCGCAGCTTGGTGATGACGTTTTAATTATTGCCGATCCTTATGATACATGGGATCACTGGCAAGACGGATTTATCGTACTGCCGCTTGAAAAATTTTTTTATGAATGGAATGATTTTAATATTGCGGCGAAACCGTATCAGCTGCAGCCCTTTGTAGTAGTAGGGAAAAAATAA
- a CDS encoding uracil-DNA glycosylase family protein, whose translation MLPLLYNKIDRDEMNAHLRAKGFAPVYTASAKSRIVLVGQAPGRIAQETRKPWNDASGRLLRKWLGVTDEQFYNPDLFAIMPMDFYYPGKGAHGDLPPRKEFAKTWHPKLSALMPDVRLTILVGAYAQKYYLGMRAKKSLTETVKEFNNYLPEYFPLVHPSPLNFGWRKRNPWFEKEVIPVLQEAVQRAIG comes from the coding sequence ATGCTTCCGCTTCTTTACAATAAAATAGACCGCGATGAAATGAATGCTCACCTGCGCGCTAAAGGTTTCGCTCCCGTTTACACCGCATCGGCGAAATCGCGCATCGTGCTCGTGGGGCAGGCACCCGGCCGGATCGCACAGGAAACACGAAAACCGTGGAACGATGCAAGCGGACGGCTGCTTCGAAAATGGCTCGGCGTAACGGACGAACAGTTTTATAACCCCGATCTGTTTGCAATTATGCCGATGGATTTTTATTATCCGGGAAAAGGCGCTCACGGCGATTTGCCGCCGAGGAAAGAATTTGCAAAAACATGGCACCCGAAGCTTTCGGCGCTTATGCCGGACGTCCGCCTGACGATTTTAGTCGGAGCGTACGCCCAAAAATATTATTTGGGAATGCGGGCGAAAAAAAGCCTGACCGAAACGGTGAAAGAATTTAATAATTATCTGCCCGAGTATTTTCCGCTCGTGCATCCCTCCCCGCTCAATTTCGGCTGGAGGAAACGCAATCCGTGGTTCGAAAAAGAAGTAATTCCGGTACTGCAGGAGGCCGTACAAAGAGCGATAGGCTAA